The following coding sequences lie in one Micromonospora sp. R77 genomic window:
- a CDS encoding SRPBCC family protein gives MPAVLMVLSAADHWTLRDGTRHPTGYWAEEVAEPHRLFRAAGWRVTVATPGGVPPTVDRLSLRFPAGAPWRLRRYRRYLAAHAEEFGNPRDLSELDPTDYDAVFYPGGHGPMEDLAVDPVSGALLTRALHAGTPLALLCHAPAATLAATDADGSWPFAGYTMTGLSNREELLNRFARKAPWLLEDRLVARGARYVRGRVPLRPFVTVDRTLYTGQNPASSGRLTRRLIADRSAAPALAVRVSRTVPASPERVYALLSDITRMGEWSPETYAARWREPGRRFTGSNRIGRFYRWRMTATVTEAVPGRVFAFTTAWPSSSSWRYALEPVDGGTRITESMTRTAPQLPLVRAIQRVVGVRDRAAHLRAGMATTLERLDAALRRADVDRSGTAPADSDGGRRTTS, from the coding sequence ATGCCTGCTGTGTTGATGGTCCTGTCGGCGGCCGACCACTGGACGCTGCGCGACGGCACCCGGCATCCCACCGGCTACTGGGCCGAGGAGGTCGCCGAACCGCACCGGCTCTTCCGTGCGGCCGGTTGGCGGGTCACCGTGGCCACCCCGGGCGGGGTGCCCCCGACGGTCGACCGGCTCAGTCTCCGGTTCCCGGCCGGAGCTCCCTGGCGGCTCCGCCGCTACCGCCGCTACCTCGCCGCCCACGCCGAGGAGTTCGGCAACCCCCGGGACCTGTCCGAGCTGGACCCCACCGACTACGACGCGGTCTTCTACCCCGGCGGGCACGGCCCGATGGAGGACCTCGCCGTCGACCCCGTCTCCGGTGCCCTGCTGACGCGGGCGCTGCACGCCGGCACCCCGCTGGCCCTGCTGTGTCACGCCCCGGCGGCGACCCTGGCCGCGACCGACGCCGACGGGAGCTGGCCGTTCGCCGGCTATACCATGACCGGCCTGTCGAACCGGGAGGAACTGCTCAACCGGTTCGCCCGCAAGGCGCCCTGGCTGCTGGAGGACCGGCTGGTAGCGCGGGGCGCACGCTACGTCCGGGGCCGGGTCCCGCTGCGCCCCTTCGTGACCGTGGACCGCACCCTCTACACCGGGCAGAACCCCGCCTCGTCCGGGCGCCTCACGCGCCGGCTGATCGCCGACCGGAGCGCCGCCCCGGCCCTCGCCGTCCGGGTGAGCCGCACGGTCCCGGCCTCGCCCGAGCGGGTCTACGCCCTGCTCAGCGACATCACCCGGATGGGCGAGTGGAGCCCGGAGACGTACGCGGCGCGGTGGCGGGAGCCGGGCCGGCGGTTCACCGGCAGCAACCGCATCGGTCGGTTCTACCGGTGGCGGATGACGGCGACGGTCACCGAGGCGGTCCCGGGCCGCGTCTTCGCGTTCACCACCGCCTGGCCGTCCTCGTCGTCCTGGCGCTACGCGCTCGAACCGGTCGACGGCGGCACCCGGATCACCGAGTCGATGACCCGGACCGCGCCGCAGCTGCCCCTGGTCCGCGCGATCCAACGGGTGGTGGGCGTGCGGGACCGCGCCGCGCACCTGCGCGCCGGCATGGCCACCACCCTCGAACGGCTGGACGCGGCGCTGCGGCGGGCGGACGTCGACCGGTCCGGGACCGCACCGGCGGACTCCGACGGGGGCCGCCGGACGACGTCGTGA
- a CDS encoding DUF2277 domain-containing protein, producing MCRNIRVLHNFEPPATDDEIEAAAVQYVRKVSGTTRPSTANEEAFDEAVRAVTAATRTLLDSLVTKAPARDREVEAAKARARAAERYGPRPATAG from the coding sequence ATGTGCAGGAACATCCGCGTACTCCACAACTTCGAGCCGCCGGCCACCGACGACGAGATCGAGGCCGCCGCCGTCCAGTACGTGCGCAAGGTCAGCGGCACGACCCGGCCCTCCACGGCCAACGAGGAGGCGTTCGACGAGGCGGTCCGCGCCGTCACCGCGGCCACCCGGACCCTGCTGGACAGCCTGGTGACGAAGGCACCCGCCCGGGACCGCGAGGTGGAGGCCGCGAAGGCCAGGGCCCGCGCGGCCGAACGGTACGGCCCGCGCCCCGCGACCGCTGGCTGA
- a CDS encoding TetR/AcrR family transcriptional regulator produces MTTRATQARGLETRQRVLEAALAEFARHGVDGARINRIAAQARASKERIYAWFGDKDALFDTVMQVGLEELSRVVPITTDLVDYTVRLHDTFATRPDLQRIAAWAWLHDRERTEGVSAQRVAGYRRKVEVVREAQRAGLADPDWPPHHLLAALIALATSWLTAPVELRQVAGDRPDADEITRDQVRRAAQRLVRPAC; encoded by the coding sequence ATGACCACTCGAGCGACCCAGGCGCGCGGGCTGGAGACGCGGCAGCGGGTGCTCGAGGCAGCGCTGGCGGAGTTCGCCCGGCACGGCGTGGACGGCGCGCGGATCAACCGGATCGCGGCGCAGGCGCGGGCGAGCAAGGAACGGATCTACGCCTGGTTCGGTGACAAGGACGCTCTGTTCGACACCGTGATGCAGGTGGGGCTCGAGGAACTGTCCCGGGTCGTGCCGATCACCACCGACCTGGTGGACTACACGGTCCGCCTGCACGACACCTTCGCCACCCGACCGGACCTGCAACGCATCGCGGCGTGGGCGTGGCTGCACGACCGGGAGCGGACCGAGGGGGTGTCGGCACAACGGGTGGCCGGCTACCGCCGCAAGGTCGAGGTGGTCCGGGAGGCCCAACGGGCCGGACTGGCCGACCCGGACTGGCCGCCGCACCATCTGCTGGCGGCGCTGATCGCCCTGGCCACGTCCTGGCTGACGGCCCCCGTCGAGCTGCGCCAGGTGGCCGGCGACCGACCGGACGCGGACGAGATCACCCGGGATCAGGTACGCCGCGCGGCGCAGCGGTTGGTCCGCCCCGCCTGCTGA